Proteins co-encoded in one Thamnophis elegans isolate rThaEle1 chromosome 1, rThaEle1.pri, whole genome shotgun sequence genomic window:
- the LOC116514481 gene encoding calcitonin-like, whose product MAVLKISSLLAVYALVACQMENGQAIPLRGGFEPVTDRGALGDYEARRLLNALVKEYVQMTAEDPDQGSEGSSLDRPIAKRCANLSTCVLGKLSQELHKLQTYPRTDVGAGTPGKKRNVLSELENERYANY is encoded by the exons aTGGCTGTGCTGAAGATCTCCTCACTCCTCGCCGTTTACGCTTTGGTGGCCTGCCAGATGGAGAACGGCCAGGCCATCCCGCTCAG AGGGGGCTTCGAGCCCGTCACCGACCGAGGCGCCCTGGGGGACTACGAAGCTCGGAGGTTACTCAACGCCCTGGTGAAGGAATACGTCCAGATGACCGCGGAAGACCCGGATCAGGGCAGCGAAGGCAGTAG cTTGGATAGACCCATTGCCAAACGTTGTGCCAACCTGAGCACTTGTGTGCTGGGCAAACTGTCTCAAGAATTGCACAAGTTGCAAACGTACCCTCGCACTGACGTCGGGGCTGGGACGCCTGGCAAGAAAAGGAATGTGTTGAGTGAGCTGGAAAATGAACGCTATGCAAACTACTGA